A window of Daucus carota subsp. sativus chromosome 2, DH1 v3.0, whole genome shotgun sequence genomic DNA:
tttaaaaatatatatttggatttttagatacaaagatgccttcatcatTATTTTTGTTGATTGTAATTTATAGGGGTTTCCTGGAACTGGTGAAGCTGCCAGTATATTGGCTTTTGCACATGAGCTCTTGGGACCAAACTGCAAGGAGGGAGTGTTGGAACTCAATGCATCAGATGACAGGTATGCGATATATCTTTGCTTGTTTTGCTTGTCTATTAAGATCATTgcgtttgaaattggattttaGCATTGCAAGTCTAACATATCAAGCAATAATGGATTTTTCCGGGGGAATTGATGTTGTGAGAAACAAGATAAAGATGTTCGCGCAAAAGAAGGTCACTCTACCTCCTGGGTGGGACAAGATTATCATCTTGGCCGAAGCTGACAGGTCGGTGATGGTTTATTTTGATAGACAATGTGTCCAAGCATAAAGTAACCTTTAGGTTCTTCATGTTTTTTAAGTTACTTTTATGTGTGCCAAAATTGGCCTAGAAACATACTGTTGATTCTGTTAAGGTCCTGTTActcttacatatatattatatctgcATTTTGTCTTTCACTtctgttattttaattttgaattatctcTTGAATTTTTTCCCATCCTACTTGTGTTGCTCCTATCTTCTGTAGATGGAATGTTTCTCCTGGTGCTGCTCGTCCGAATCCTCAAAGGAACTTTCAGATATGGTGAGATTACTGTGACAGATTTCTATATGATTCGTAATAGACCTCCTGAGCTTATAAATGGATGATATGCAGTCTGTGACctgaataattatatattagaaaTCTGTGTggtcattttatgttatttctTATTACCCTTGACTTGATTGTTGTCCTGTGAATAACTGTGATACTAACAAGACTGCTACACTTTTTAAACTTGGCATCAGCCCCTCTGGCATCAGCTGCTTTGTACATGTTCCTCAAAAGAACAAGAAATTCAAATGAgtatttaaatactaaaatcTAGCTAGAATATATAGTTTATAGTTTCATATAGCTCTACATGCAGATGATTAAATTTACAAGACCTACATTTAGGGACCGAGCGACTAGCATCAGTGTTATACATATTTTGTTGGATTGAACAATACTTCATATAAATTAGATTGAAAAGCAGCTAGCATGCTACACTTTACATATTTAGATCTATTTCATCTACGACTGAGAGGAAGTAAAGAATGAAAGCACATTCGCGAATCAGTAATTTCTTCTTACTTTGACGCTTAGCGTCCGTCTTACCCAGAGCTGCAGATCAAATGTGACTCCTGCCAATACATTTCAGATACGGAAAACACGGAGCGACTTACTTAAGCAGCTCTATATCTACACAAACACATGCAactatctttaaactcttggAACACATACTTACAATGAGTACTGATCGACACACACATACcaacatataaaaatacaacTTATAACAGGATCTGTTATATGTATACAATTGTTTGGTTGATTTAAAGGTTATTGAAATCTTTGAGTTCTAATTTCCTAATAAGTTGTATTTGTCTGAACAGACCTGGCTTTGCTGTGAGAGTATTGGGTGATGTAACTGAAGGAAATGCCTTGGACATCCTGCGCCAGGTACTTAAAAATTCTGATTAAAAATGCAATGCTTCAGTTTCTCAGTTTTACTGGAAGTACAAGGGCATTATTATATTGTCAGTGGAATAACATATAGCTAACAAACCAACTACATCATAATTCTTATATTATGGTTTGTCATTTCTTGAAATATATGGCATCTGCAGCTTTCCTATATCTGGTAAGTAATAATCGGATACATACGTAATTAGATCAATGTATATTGTATGTGGGTGCAATTTTCATACAGTCAATTAAAGATGCTGGCTTGTATGATTCCAAATGGCAAGCTTTTGTTGTGTTTTTGCCAATAAGATCAGGTGGGGTTCAAGGAGATCAAAGGACACATTCTCATGTTGTTGCACGCTTGCACTTAGAGCTGTAACAAGTCAAGATGGAATGACCGCAGACTCATGAGTAGATCATCTGATACACGTgtgtttataatatttcatcatATAGTAATCTCTGCCTTCTGTCTGAAAGAGCGATGgaactttatttatatatttatttttgctataattttacttatttttaagtTCAAGGATGTGTATTTTGTATTTAGCATATGAAAGTAAAtaaaaagggttaattatcaaactcatcactgaagtctACAAATAGTATCAACTTCATAACTGATCTCCACCGGGTCTCAAGTTGCTCAttaaactcgcttaatggtatcaaaatcatcactgccgttaaaaaaggTAACGAAAGTATAGACGGAATGACAGGCTGTTGACGtgacacattaataaaaaagactaaagaaaaacaaatgaaagaaaataaaaaaagaagaaaaaaaagtagaaaatagaaagaaagaaagtaaacaaCAAGAGTAAAAACATACGTCAACAGTAGCTCAAGTCTAATTTTTATCTCAGGTGGACTACTGTAATATTTTACCAGTTCGAAGTAATCGGGattgtaaaaatttaaaaataatttttttgccaacaataatattcacataaataaaatttattaaaagagaatacatttcattattattcaaaaataattataatctaataaaaaacataaaagttaatcttggatgtttagttaattatatcttaaaatttaatcccatgcatttatttagataattacatcctaaaattaatttaataaaaagattgcatactttattttcatataaacttcaaattatgtggccTGCCACATGTCAAACCCTACAGCCAATCTGTCactttttttaacggcagtgatgagtttgataccattaagtgAGTTTAATGAGTCACTTCAGACCCCGTAGAGATCAGTGATGAAATTGATACCATTTGTTGACttgagtgatgagtttgataattaaaccCGAAATAAAAATGTTAACTTTAGATATCTTGGTTTTGTTTCAAGCCATCAGGGCCGGCTCAACTAAATTTGAGGCCCTAAGCAGACTTGAACATGAGGCCCTAAATGAGCAGACTTGAACATGAGGCCTtctctatatataaaaaacattttttatttaaatagtatatattttagattattataaaataatcatacacaaatttatttatgataaaatgataattaattatcttatattttacacaaaatttatataccatTTCATATgttgttctttttatttattattaggttTATTTGTACATTAttgtaacatttaaattaattaaacattaaaaaagtactataacaaaaaaaagtagaaataatataatttataataatgtaaaacttatgaaaaataaatattatatatttagataataaattttattacatttagtaagtacttaatacacatatgactaaaaaaaattaaaatcatttgattcatttaattctcattttttaagttaatcttatttatattttattaatattttatgttatatatattatttttttaaagtaaaataacttatatttgttttagatatttttttttcatatttacaaacaaaaatttaattattattatctaaatatatatgatttaataaaattttgaggccAATTTGGGGTTGGGGCCCTAAGCGACCGCTTAGTTGGCCGTTGAGCCGGCCTGCAAGCCATAACTCTTCACAAATATACCTTCGAACAAATCAAGTGTTTGACTGTTACCAGAGATGCGTATACCTGCTCTGATGTTTACAAAATACTTTCCATTAAATCTTCTTCATTTGAAGCACTGATcccatatatgtgtgtgtggatGGCTAATCAATTCTTTTACAGGTAAGACATTGTAGGTTCTAGCCATATTAAGAGGAGCTAGTGCCGAAAGACTGTCGAGCCATCTTCTCATTCTAGAAGCTGCATGGATATATTGAAAAATCGAAACGGACGCTTTTTTGCGGTCTCTTCCTGGCCAATAATATCACACCCTCCCATGATAAAGATCGACGAGATGTGGGGATGCTACTTTATATAGATATAAAGATCGACGAGATACGGAGATGCTACTTTATATAGATATAAAGATCGACGAGATGCTACTTTATATAGATATTTTGATACTTTCTACCATCAagtgtttatatatttaataggaGCTTAACATTTTTTTCGCATACTAAACCAACTTCTAACGTACTGTTCCAGAATATGTGCcgtaaattcaaaatattggaCAAGGTGTTCACTCAGAACAAGGATTGAAGAAAGGATTATAATTTGCTCGAAATTTAGTGCAGAGTATTTAGTTTTAACTATGTACTAAATTTGTAATTTCCATGGACGGGCTTATTGTATCTGCTACACAAAGTATTATGATATATAGATGTATTGCTTCTGCAATTGTGTATTAGGATATATATTTTACGTATAACAGGAAAAAAATACTATTTATTTCTTTATGTATTTTGTAGCTCCAATATTAGCCTTGAAATGTTTGCCGGAGACTTCTGCCAGCAACAAGAAAAAATCTACATTGTTAGGATGTGGAAATGTATTCTTCCCTCCCCCAAATATTTCGAGTCGAAAGAAACACACTTAGCTGTCATGCTTTTGTGTTAATGCAGCTCCTTCAATTTAGTCTGAAGTATCTTTATTTTgtagcattaaatatatattttttcaaaactatTAATAGGAATACATTCTTCACTCGCGGAGCGTGTTTTTTCCCCCCGGTTTATAGGTAAAAGAAGTCCAGATGAGTAGGATTAAAGAGGGGCACATCCTTTTATAAGTTTTGTTATTAAAGAGAAGAACTAGTGGAAGAAGGCTCCGAATAAAAAATAAGACAATAATCAATTTGGGTGTTATGAGTGGACAAATTAGAAAGTTAAGTATATATTCTTTCCTACTTGTAGCCATCACTTAAATACACGATTTATTCTAATCAAAAGCTTGAGCCGATATCGTTTTCACTCATAGTAATATAACAGTGTCCGTAGTGGTCTGTAAGAGTGGTGGCTAAATTGAAGTGctataaaatttattgaatcaGTATCATGATGTTTTGTTTTTACgatattgaatatattaattgattatatttaaagaatgatataatatttttattttgaatttttataaatattgataCAGTACTACCTTGTTCAACAGGTTtcttacgttattttttggcacgtattttgaaacttttataaaatatagtttcataatattttttttaattttttgtttctctgattacatttaaacttttattcaaaagaataaattaaaaaaatgttatgaaactaagagcgtcaaaatacgtgcaaacagtggAGTAAATAACCTGATGGAACAGAGAGAGTGTGTAATCTAATGTATAATCTTGCTACAGGTGATTAGTCAAATATAAACAATATCATGATTCATGAGCTTggctaaaatttgttttataaaattgaattttttttacataattttcatataatttcttAATTACTTTTTGCTAAAAGTTAAAAAGGGTCGGGAATGCTGCAAGTTTTGCAAATTGATTGCTTTTACGACAAATTGTTGGAAACTCTGTACAATTCTAATgggaaaaatgaaaatcacttcataaactttattttatcaggcTTTGAATACATATTCCCTTCGAtagtattatttaatttaaagacTACCGAACTTGAACTCGACTTATGAAAGACTTCTGAAATAGTATTTGTAGCTGTAAACTTGAAGTTTAACATCTTAACTAGGGAGCAATTTAATGATTATTCACCAGTTTCACTCAATTTAATATCCACATCCCTGATCAGTTACCTCGCACAGATGCGTGCGAAAGTGTGCATAAATTAGGTTGAGTAGCGttagaataataaaaattaaatacttaaataaagaACACGCGACGAACATTATCGTAAAGCGCGTGAAAGGTAGAAGCGAAGTTGTTAAAGGCTGACATTACTATGTAGGAAACGCAAGTAGAGAATTGGTGACAGCAAACACACTCAATTCGCAACTGTTGGATCACTCTGCTTCTTTCACTCTTTTTCACTATATATGCTCACTAATTCTCTTCACATTTCTTTGTGAATTGTGAATTCAGCATGCGGCCTATTGATGGTGATCATATTATTCGTGGGAAGCGTACGAAGAGATCGAGGcaatcgagctcgagctcgagcttggaGAGTTTACGTGAAGATGAGGATCTGGCCAAGTGTTTGATCATGTTGGCGCGGAGTGGGAGTTTGGAGAAGCCGAATAGTAGGGTGGAGAAGGCGGAATTTTGTTTTTACGAATGTAAGACGTGTAAGAAATGTTTTTCGTCGTTTCAAGCTCTTGGTGGACACCGGGCGAGTCACAAGAAACCTAAGACAGGTGACAAGCATGTCGGGATGACTAGTGATTTTGAGGATGTGGAAAATGCGGTGTCAGGGGTGGTTTCGGTTGGTGATGTGAAGGCTAAGGTTCATGAGTGTTTGGTATGTGGATCGGAGTTCGGATCGGGACAGGCTTTGGGAGGTCATATGAGGAGACATAGAAGTAATAATACTACAACTACAGCGGACTCCGCTACTAAGATGATGAGCATTGATGGAAAGGTAAGAAATGTTCTGGAATTAGATCTTAACCTTCCGGCGCCAGAAGACCAACACATGGATTCGAGGTTTATTTTCTCGTATCCCTGTCAGGCACCGACACTGATTGATTGTCAGTACTAgacaaaaaatcaggttcataTGTAGGAATTGCTAGATCATTGATCATATACAAGTTTATACTTGCTGGATGAGATTGTGAATGATACTCATACAttcaataattttcatttattttttaatcataaTCTGCTTGTTAAAATTGTGAGGTTTGTTCTGCTGGTTGCTTTTCATTAACGGAAAGTGAATGACATGGGATATGTTTGATTCTTTTTAAGAAGATAAATGTAAGAGTTTGTTCATTTCTGAGTGGGGGAGTGATATGTGTGTAGTTTGTGTGGAAGGGAGGAGAAAGGAGAAAAGAGAATAGAGTGTGCAATTAAGTACAGATATTTTGCGCAACAAGATAAAAAAAGTAGAGGTAGAAAAACAGGTCGATCTTGGGAATCACCGATTTATGATAAAAACACTTTCGGGAGCTGATGTTTGTATAGTCGGCTTTTTCGTGcattgatagatttgaaaaaattgataaaaatattaatttttatgtaatCTTATAAGAATATCATTGTTTAAATTCATGATCAAATAACATCTTAATAGCCATTTTAAAAATGTGTACTTCAACTTATTCATTTTTAATACATGCAATTCGTTAGAGAGGGGAAGATTGACGAAAATCGCGGGAGTTTTGGATAAACAGAGGCATGgatgaaattataatattgtatatgatACATATTTTCAAACGTCTatgtttttttccttttcctAACTCGGTGAGTGAATGAATTATTActgaaaatttaataattataatatatttgtttaatccAGTTATTGAAAGTAACTTGTTTGTGATCCCTTTATTTAAGTCGACTGTATTTAGTTCGATATTGATTTCTCTTTGCAATTCGTTTGTTGAATCTTTGAATTTCTTGAGCTTCACTtcttaaatctttttattttttgaactcTTTGTAATGTAGAACCAATGTCATTAATCCACCCTACTCCTTTATTCTATCTTTAGAACCCTTACTTATTTTCAATAACTCACAGATACGgtcttttaaatataaagagACGAATGGTTATAACtcaaattatattctataaaaaAGATATGTAGACAGTAGATACTAAACAATCAAGCTCGGTTtagagaaaatatatatttttcaaatctgTGAGCTGttctttttgaaatattttcagTCGTATATATATCTACAACGATTATTTTGAgtttaaaagaaataaatgtTTAGAGAGCTTTAAACTCAATTTAAATGCACAGATATAAGAGTTCAAACAGAtaaaaaacatttataaaagaCCCCCTATTTATAAGATGCAAGATGCGTGTAATTGAGGTAGTTATTGAAAGACTTTGAATAAATCTCAACTACTtcttatattttagaaaaaacatttttatattttattcaatgaGCTTGAACGTATACTATAAACATATACTTATAAGAAAATTCACAATTAACAATCCTAACTTAATAAATAACTTGTTGAATTCTTGATAgacttcaatttttattaagactCTATAACAAGAAGTTGTTTTGCATAACATCTTGTTGTTATACTAATACCACTGAGTTAGTCCACGTAAAGTAGCGGGTTATTATCAACATAAATAATAATGTCAAGTTAAAATGATACAGTGACTTACTATAAATTGCGATTATCAAGATTTAAGATTTGGAATTTACAATCTCCTCCTTTTATGATTACACACTAAGTTCACGAGTTTAACTCCTGTGGGACCTACAATCATGTTGGATAGTACTATTTAGTAAGAGATTAAAAACTAACACTATATATATCCAAAATTTTCTAGAAATAACTTAACATAAAAATCAACTTAAATAATCATGTCTTGATATTAACACAATATTACAAAatcaacaattaaaaatattcaagtaCTTGCTGAGAATTAGCACAAAATCACCAAAACAACGTAAAAACTCGGTCTTTAAACacataaacaaataattaaaattaaatctaatattacTAAATCAACATTTTCACTAAACTAGTGCCATTTCTGAAATCCTCTCCTCCTTAATTACCAAAAAGATTATCTATCAGcatcatcattttgattttgttaataGGAGGTGGAAGAATTGGAGTACTTAGGAGCAATTGAAGAGAAGTACCAACAACAGATGAAAGTTCCTTGACAACAGTAGGAGCAAATTTTGCTTTGAGAATGGAGTTAAAAAGATctctattcatatttttaagatGTTGTTAAGGATCTTTAATTTTGACATTTCTTTTAATGCACTTTCAACATTAAGTTTGAGTTTTGTGCAGAGAAACTTGAGATCAGCTTTGAGCAGAGGTGTCTTCAGGGGGAGTCTTCCCATCTATTTGCCTAGGGCCTCCATCCATACAGGGGCCTCCTATATATACAGTCCTTTAACTTTAGGCCcatgtaataaaataaaaaatagataaaagcccaataaaatataatgttttttaatattttaaatcacttTAAGTCtttaatatatccaaaaagGTAGAAAACCTAATACGCTCAATTGAGCAGATATAGAACCAGAGCAGCAATCCAGCAAAGGTAATATATAGTGATCTCTTCAATTCTTCTCTACTTTgagatttttaattcaaaattaattttctatACTAGATACTACATATTTTTGATTCATAGAAGACTTGAGATTAAAGTAAAATATCTTacaaatttcacaaaatttacggaatatgataaatattcatttagtaaatatcaTGGAGATACTCTCACAAAGTTGACTTAAGATTACAAACACAAACAATATCCCAATATCTTGTCtatataatctttatttttatttatagtgtTTGTTAGTTTCTTTTATCTAGAATTTTATAAGATTGGAGATACTCTAAACTCTCTCAATAATAATTGAGTGATCGGAAATATAACGTCAAATAGTGTCAAAATTAGTATACTAGTGGACATACATTTGTGattaatgataaatataatctagatataaaattttattaatataaaatatgatcttACTTTTAGACtaggaaaataaaaaaatcaatatacttatataaaggagaagcatggggcgtgtaggtggcgcctctgacatcgctccgttctatttttctaattttttgaaatttttggatgaaaaatatcaaatattagaactatcttttttagtttcgagtATATTATaagcaaatttcagaatctgattttgtttcagattatttatggaatatagtagcttcagaatctgattttatttcagattatttataagaatatagtagcttgaaagttttaatatgattttgtttctgattatttaattatgggaaagagtagcacataagtctctctgcacctataaatacccctatagatcgtagggttttagatcatttaaacacaacctcctctctcttaATACCACAATCGACCTACCTCTCTCTTAACACCATAACCCTaactctctctggtgatagttctcttgatttttaactcggtggtgccgtttttctgcaacgataagtgaaggcttatttatggaatatagtagtttcagaatctgattttattttagattatttatgaaatatagtaacttgaaagttttgatctgattttgtttcagattatttaattatgggaaagagtagcacacaagtctctctgcacctataaatacccctacaGATTCTCTCCGGTAATAGTTCTCTTGATTTTTAACTCGGTGGTGCTGTTTttttgcaacgataagtgaaggctgtttatatagtattaaaaaaaataaaggttgttgcaaagaaatgtagttatagacggctatgtgggagtcgacaaattcaaacacgggagtgttgacatgatattgatggatgatatcaataaattaactattagtgatgtatgtttgttggttattcttttataatatttgttttgttaatcggacatgtttgttgttgttaatttttatacgatttactttgtatacaggaaaatattattcatgcattatttgtttgctccgttcaagcaacttttttaagtgaaggctgtttataccgtattaaaataaaggttgttagaCGCAAGTGTAGTTATTGACcgttatctcacggatttaagttagatgtttttgtgcacaatcaatttaaagaaattggaggaaggtgagaatgtaagaacatgattacttttcaaaaaaaaaacacaaataaaattacgaTTCGTCGTGtttaaaattgttaattacgtgaagattttttttttcactttttcaccataaattatagtccaattttgcaattttatatattagcattggtattacatcaagatttttataatataaaatttattttatcctacaaatattaaatcaGTAATAtcctttttatagacagccaccaaattattgtactctacaaatattaatattaaattattaatataatttttataggccgccgcgcGGTTCCTCAACTAgtttattaaaaagatgaaactacCGGCCCGTATGACTCTGATTGATCCATTATGACTCAGTGGCGctcaatttaaaattcaaaataatttgcTGCGAACTTTTGAAATTTCGACGAAAATAATAAGTATATCCATGCCCGCGGTTCATAAACACATCAAAGACCGTCCATCTCAACTAATCAACCCCTCGATCCACGGCACCACAAACCAACCAATCACAATCCACTCTCCATTCACCAAACTCCCATCTCCACCGTCCGATCCCTCCCCATCCAACGGCCCATTACCACAATCCGCACCCACACATTCCCACCAATCGGAATCACCCCCACactctatataaaaaaaacacacaatcCCTCATCTCCACTCATCATTTCTCAACACAAAAACAAATAATCAAACACATTTTGAGATGGCACCCAAGGGAGAGAAGAAGCCAGCAGAGAAGAAGCCCGCTGAGGCCGCCAAAACCCCGGCAGAGAAGAAGCCGAAAGCCGGAAAGAAGCTCCCGAAAGACGCGGCTGCCAGCGGAGCCGACAAGAAGAAGAAGCGGAGCAAGAAGAGCGTGGAGACCTACAAGATCTACATCTTCAAGGTGCTGAAGCAAGTTCATCCTGATATCGGGATATCGAGCAAGGCAATGGGGATCATGAACAGCTTTATCAATGACATTTTTGAGAAATTGGCTGGTGAGGCCTCCAAATTGGCCAGGTACAATAAGAAGCCGACGATCACATCGAGGGAAATTCAGACCGCTGTGAGATTGGTGTTGCCCGGGGAATTGGCGAAGCATGCGGTTTCTGAGGGGACTAAGGCGGTTACTAAGTTTACTAGCGGTTAGGTTGTTATGGTTTGTGTTATGTAAAGAGATGAATTGGTGTTATGTTTGTAGATTGTAATTTGGTTACAAGTTTATGAATCAAGTGGTTATTTCAAAAtggtttgtttttatttttacactACAAAAAACTACAGACTCACAGAAGACAAATTAAACGCCCAAGATCCCTGTCTTGATATAATCATGATACATGTTAAGACCTGGAACTACAGGACGTATGGTTCCTCAATGGGTCCAGATTGTTGAGAAATTATGTGattcttttaataaaatgaaacgGACCTCTCTGATTTTTACACTTTGGTGTCCTTTGGTTTAAGAGCAAGCACTAAATTAGGACCATTCAAATTTTGACACCCCTTATCCCCATCTCCCCAACTTTGCTTCCCTGGTAAATTTAGCTCAGGGCCAAACTCTCTGAAGTCGTTTGCTGgttaattctatatataaagATCGTGTTATTATGTATAATCACACCAAATATTTCATCCCCCTACCATATACTTTTACCACCATGATTAATGTTTTTCTTCGATTCATCGGTCCCTTGATTTTGGTACTAGAAACCTCAGCAATATTTGCATATTCATTCTCAAACAATGTTACTGATCACCAATCTTTGCTTTCTTTTAAAACTGCAGCTGATCCAGTGGGTGTGCTGAAATCATGGAATGACTCCATCCACTTCTGCCACTGGGAAGGCATTGCATGCAGCCGGAGACGACAGAGGGTAACGGCATTAGTCCTTCCCAATTATCAACTGGGGGGTACATTGTCTCCTCATATCGGTAACTTCTCCTTTCTCAGAGTTCTTAACCTCTCTCACAACGACTTTCATGGCACAATTCCAAATGAAATTGGTAAACTTTTTCGCCTACAAAATCTTTTTATTACAGACAATTCTTTTCAAGGTGAATTTCCTGCGAATATGAGTCATTGTGTAGATTTGGAATCCATAAGTGCGACAAAGAACCATCTAAAAGGAAATTTACCTGCAGTGCTAGCATCTTGGTCTAAGCTTAAGCTTAATCGCCTTTTTCTTCCAGATAATCAGTTTACTGGCTCAATTCCACCTTCAATAGAGAATATATCATCTCTCCGTTATCTTGACCTACGCAAAAACAATTTAGAGGGGTTCATACCTTTGGAAGTTGCTCATCTTGCAAACTTGGAGGATCTTTTATTGGGATCAAACAATTTATCGGGTATGGTTCCCCTACCAATCTATAACATTTCATCCCTCCGCAGGTTTGATCTAGATGATAATAATTTTGGAGGAAAGCTTCCCGCAGACCTGGGCTCCACCCTTCCCAACCTCCAAGAATTCTACATTGGACTTAATAGATTTTGGGGATCGTTTCCACTGTCAATAACTAATGCGTCAAATCTTTTTATCTTTGACATGTCATATAACCATATAACTGGCCCTTTACCAATGAATTTCGGAAGCCTGTCTcatcttaaaataataaatcttgGCGGCAATCCACTTGGAGATAATCAACCACTGAGTTTCATCAACTCTTTGGTCAATTGTACCAATCTTTATGCATTGATGTTATTCCAAAATGGTTTAAGAGGTGAAATCCCAAGTTCCATTGTAAATCTCTCCAGAAGTACAGAG
This region includes:
- the LOC108208768 gene encoding replication factor C subunit 2 encodes the protein MPWVENFRPSKVCDIVGNEGAVSRLQVIARDGNMPDPILAGFPGTGEAASILAFAHELLGPNCKEGVLELNASDDSIASLTYQAIMDFSGGIDVVRNKIKMFAQKKVTLPPGWDKIIILAEADRWNVSPGAARPNPQRNFQI
- the LOC108208376 gene encoding zinc finger protein ZAT5, which gives rise to MRPIDGDHIIRGKRTKRSRQSSSSSSLESLREDEDLAKCLIMLARSGSLEKPNSRVEKAEFCFYECKTCKKCFSSFQALGGHRASHKKPKTGDKHVGMTSDFEDVENAVSGVVSVGDVKAKVHECLVCGSEFGSGQALGGHMRRHRSNNTTTTADSATKMMSIDGKVRNVLELDLNLPAPEDQHMDSRFIFSYPCQAPTLIDCQY
- the LOC108205820 gene encoding probable histone H2B.1, which translates into the protein MAPKGEKKPAEKKPAEAAKTPAEKKPKAGKKLPKDAAASGADKKKKRSKKSVETYKIYIFKVLKQVHPDIGISSKAMGIMNSFINDIFEKLAGEASKLARYNKKPTITSREIQTAVRLVLPGELAKHAVSEGTKAVTKFTSG